Proteins encoded by one window of Ursus arctos isolate Adak ecotype North America unplaced genomic scaffold, UrsArc2.0 scaffold_22, whole genome shotgun sequence:
- the LOC113245778 gene encoding 60S ribosomal protein L39-like: MSSHKTFRIKRFLAKKQKQNRPIPQWIQMKTGNKIRYNSKRRHWRRTKLGL, from the coding sequence ATGTCTTCTCACAAGACTTTCAGAATCAAGAGATTCCtggccaagaaacaaaagcagaatcgTCCCATTCCCCAGTGGATTCAGATGAAAACTGGTAATAAAATCAGGTACAACTCCAAGAGGCGTCACTGGAGAAGAACCAAGCTGGGTCTGtaa